The following proteins are encoded in a genomic region of Nycticebus coucang isolate mNycCou1 chromosome 17, mNycCou1.pri, whole genome shotgun sequence:
- the LOC128568394 gene encoding 60S ribosomal protein L36a: MVNVPKTRRTFCKKCGKHQPHKVTQYKKGKDSLYAQGKRRYDRKQSGYGGQTKPIFRKKAKTTKKIVLRLECVEPNCRSKRMLAIKRCKHFELGGDKKRKGQVIQF; this comes from the coding sequence ATGGTCAACGTACCTAAAACCCGAAGAACTTTCTGTAAGAAGTGTGGCAAGCATCAGCCTCACAAAGTGACCCAGTATAAGAAGGGCAAGGATTCCTTGTATGCCCAAGGAAAGAGGCGCTATGATCGAAAGCAGAGTGGCTATGGTGGGCAGACAAAGCCAATTTTCCGGAAGAAGGCTAAAACCACAAAGAAGATTGTGCTGAGGCTGGAATGTGTGGAGCCTAACTGCAGATCCAAGAGGATGCTGGCCATTAAGAGATGCAAGCATTTTGAACTGGGaggagataagaaaagaaagggccAAGTGATCCAGTTCTAA